The following are encoded in a window of Sulfurimonas sp. C5 genomic DNA:
- a CDS encoding EscU/YscU/HrcU family type III secretion system export apparatus switch protein produces the protein MKPKAAALKYDATKDSAPKVKAKGEGKTAQKIIEIAKENDIPIKQDEDLIELLSKVELDHEVPPEMYKAIAEVFSFIYKKIK, from the coding sequence ATGAAACCAAAAGCAGCAGCGCTGAAATATGATGCAACTAAAGACTCTGCACCAAAGGTAAAAGCGAAAGGTGAAGGTAAAACTGCTCAAAAAATTATAGAGATTGCGAAAGAGAATGATATTCCGATCAAGCAAGATGAAGATCTAATAGAACTCCTCTCAAAAGTAGAACTTGATCATGAAGTTCCACCTGAGATGTACAAGGCAATAGCGGAAGTTTTCAGCTTTATATATAAAAAAATCAAATAA
- a CDS encoding EAL domain-containing protein encodes MSFNDTSCNLELQDLEEVQITPEEYNNIITIQNDILSMIAAGTEARSVLDTLCLFAEKLLPNSVASVMLVDSSNGLMSVLSAPSVPDVGHQALANLKPGAGGGSCGNAVFRNEAQYVTNTFEDDRWRDLRKIAYDFNLCACWSMPIRDQYGIPVGSFALSSFEHRSPSNFHKKLLETGSKIISIVLKNIQKDQKIKLFSVALQNASEGIIITDQHNKIIECNQAFKDIYKFTDEEIFGKNPRILSSRLQSPSFYREMWETLEKTSKWAGEITNIDAHGNEVIQWLSISILEFQGKKNYVGIFTNLTELKAAQMKIEALAYTDTLTSLNNKAKLARTLETYHGDITLILLNVNNFSYINSAYGFEIGDEILVDIAEVLKNNFGTHETFRINADEFALLYTKEVDIKELVAEIQEYFYSSTLLASDLTFNISFTYGAVFTDANHLRDAAFALKKAKENGKNNLYIYEPSTSREYSEENKKAFIESSRHLYSALLEHRVIPYFQGIRDNKTGKILKFEVLARIQEFDKVLSPIAFLEAARLSGLLTEITKRIIDTSFKEMSKNDYSFSINITEDDLNQHFLKDYLLQKTKEYNISPNRVILEVLEGVSATGKTNHVQQLKSLKASGFRIAIDDFGSEYSNFERILDMEIDFLKIDARYIKNIDTDKKSYEITKAISFFAKNAKIPTIAEFVHSQAVQNKLDELGIEYSQGFLFSEPTPKPIER; translated from the coding sequence ATGTCTTTTAACGATACTAGCTGTAATTTAGAACTTCAAGATCTTGAAGAGGTGCAAATTACGCCAGAGGAATATAATAATATTATTACGATACAAAATGATATTTTAAGTATGATAGCAGCAGGAACAGAAGCCAGATCAGTACTTGACACTTTGTGTCTTTTTGCTGAAAAACTTCTACCCAACTCTGTTGCGTCTGTTATGCTGGTAGATTCTTCAAACGGTTTAATGAGTGTATTATCTGCACCTTCCGTCCCTGATGTTGGACATCAAGCTTTAGCCAATTTAAAACCGGGTGCAGGCGGTGGTTCTTGTGGAAATGCCGTTTTTAGAAATGAAGCCCAATATGTCACGAATACTTTTGAAGATGACAGATGGCGCGATCTGCGTAAAATAGCTTATGACTTTAATCTATGTGCTTGCTGGTCAATGCCAATAAGGGATCAATACGGTATACCTGTAGGAAGTTTTGCCCTTTCATCTTTCGAACACCGTTCACCTTCTAATTTTCATAAAAAACTTTTAGAAACAGGTTCTAAAATTATTAGTATTGTTCTTAAAAACATTCAAAAAGATCAAAAAATCAAACTTTTTTCTGTTGCCCTGCAAAATGCTTCAGAGGGTATTATTATTACCGACCAACACAATAAAATCATTGAATGCAACCAAGCATTTAAAGATATCTATAAATTTACGGATGAAGAGATTTTTGGGAAAAATCCAAGGATATTATCGTCTAGATTACAATCTCCGTCATTTTATAGAGAGATGTGGGAAACTTTAGAGAAAACATCAAAGTGGGCAGGTGAAATTACAAATATTGACGCTCACGGCAATGAAGTCATTCAATGGTTAAGTATCAGTATTTTAGAATTTCAAGGTAAAAAGAATTATGTCGGTATTTTCACTAATTTGACAGAATTAAAAGCTGCACAAATGAAAATAGAAGCACTGGCATATACAGACACTCTTACATCTTTAAACAATAAAGCTAAACTAGCTCGAACACTTGAAACATATCATGGCGACATTACATTAATTTTACTCAATGTAAATAACTTCTCCTATATTAACAGTGCATACGGATTTGAAATAGGTGATGAAATTCTCGTAGATATTGCCGAGGTATTAAAAAATAATTTTGGTACACATGAAACATTTAGAATTAATGCCGATGAATTTGCCCTACTTTATACAAAAGAAGTTGATATCAAAGAGCTTGTTGCAGAAATACAGGAATATTTTTACAGTTCAACATTGCTTGCCTCTGATTTGACGTTTAATATTTCATTTACTTACGGCGCCGTTTTTACCGATGCAAATCATCTTAGAGATGCTGCTTTTGCATTGAAAAAGGCAAAAGAAAACGGGAAAAACAACTTATATATTTACGAACCTTCAACTAGTCGAGAATATAGTGAGGAAAATAAAAAAGCTTTCATAGAATCAAGCCGTCATCTTTATTCAGCTTTACTTGAACACAGAGTAATCCCTTATTTTCAAGGTATTAGAGACAATAAAACAGGAAAAATTCTGAAGTTTGAAGTATTAGCAAGAATTCAAGAATTTGACAAAGTCTTATCACCTATTGCCTTTTTAGAAGCTGCCAGACTTTCAGGATTATTAACAGAAATAACAAAAAGAATTATAGACACAAGTTTTAAAGAGATGTCCAAAAATGACTACTCTTTTTCTATTAATATTACAGAAGATGATCTAAACCAACACTTCTTAAAAGACTACCTCTTACAAAAGACTAAAGAATATAACATCTCTCCAAATAGAGTCATTTTAGAAGTTTTAGAAGGTGTCAGTGCAACAGGTAAAACAAACCATGTACAACAATTAAAAAGCTTAAAAGCAAGCGGCTTTAGAATAGCTATTGATGATTTTGGATCTGAGTACTCTAACTTTGAAAGAATCTTAGATATGGAGATTGACTTCTTAAAAATCGATGCAAGATATATTAAAAATATCGACACCGATAAAAAAAGCTATGAGATCACAAAAGCTATCAGCTTTTTTGCAAAAAATGCCAAAATCCCTACTATTGCAGAATTTGTTCATTCTCAAGCAGTTCAGAATAAACTTGATGAACTGGGTATTGAATATTCTCAAGGGTTCCTTTTTAGTGAACCTACTCCAAAGCCTATCGAGAGATAA